Proteins encoded together in one Streptomyces sp. B1I3 window:
- a CDS encoding cysteine dioxygenase, which yields MSTPTPSLRTSGNSTDFPSAPDAPDAPDASGAPGPTAAQLLDFVRRTAEDTALVASLPLDPDGRTWLRLEGPGGSEAWLIGWPPGTGTGWHDHAESVGAFTVASGDLRENSLAARLPTDGWRTLELNQGIDRTRLLTTGRGRAFGRHHVHEVLNESGQEHAVSVHAYYPPLPRIRRYSRTGEVLRLEQTEGPEDWQ from the coding sequence GTGTCCACGCCCACTCCCTCCCTTCGCACGTCCGGCAATTCCACCGACTTCCCCAGCGCACCCGACGCACCCGACGCACCCGACGCATCCGGCGCGCCCGGTCCGACGGCCGCGCAACTGCTCGACTTCGTCCGCAGGACCGCGGAGGACACCGCTCTCGTCGCCTCGCTCCCCCTGGATCCCGACGGCCGCACATGGCTCCGCCTCGAAGGCCCCGGCGGCAGTGAGGCATGGCTGATCGGCTGGCCACCCGGTACGGGCACCGGCTGGCACGACCACGCGGAATCGGTCGGCGCCTTCACCGTCGCCTCGGGCGACCTGCGGGAGAACTCACTGGCCGCCCGGCTGCCCACCGACGGCTGGCGGACGCTCGAGCTGAACCAGGGCATCGACCGCACCCGGCTGCTCACCACCGGCCGGGGCAGGGCGTTCGGCCGGCACCACGTGCACGAAGTGCTCAACGAGTCAGGGCAGGAGCACGCAGTCTCCGTACATGCGTACTACCCGCCCCTGCCACGGATCCGGCGGTACAGCCGCACCGGCGAGGTGCTCCGCCTGGAGCAGACCGAGGGGCCGGAGGACTGGCAGTGA
- a CDS encoding AI-2E family transporter, whose protein sequence is MPGWLPRAMVLALALYGCFRLGSWAFDQLIGLLTNILIAFFLALAIEPAVSRMAGRGMRRGLATFLVSLGVLIAGVGFVVLLGSMLAGQIVNMVDDFPQYLDSVIKWVNQTFHTKLSRVQVQDSVLHSDWLQRYVQNSATGVLDVSTTVLGGLFRLLTIFLFSFYFAADGPRLRRALCSVMPPARQGEVLRAWEIAVDKTGGYLYSRGLMALISGVAHYILLVVLDVPYAPALAVWVGLVSQFIPTIGTYLAGALPMLIAFTVNPWYALWVLGFVVVYQQFENYVLQPKLTSKTVDIHPAVAFGSVVAGTALMGAVGALIAIPAVATLQAFLGAYVRRYEVTDDPRVHGDHRSRRGEPVLSRIRRAVGRVRGR, encoded by the coding sequence ATGCCCGGCTGGCTGCCTCGCGCGATGGTCCTGGCCCTGGCGCTCTACGGGTGCTTCCGGCTGGGCAGCTGGGCGTTCGACCAGCTCATCGGGCTGCTGACCAACATCCTCATCGCCTTCTTCCTGGCGCTCGCGATCGAGCCGGCGGTCAGCCGCATGGCCGGCCGCGGAATGCGGCGCGGACTCGCGACCTTCCTGGTCTCCCTCGGGGTGCTGATCGCGGGGGTGGGCTTCGTCGTCCTGCTCGGCTCGATGCTCGCGGGACAGATCGTCAACATGGTCGACGACTTCCCCCAGTACCTCGACTCGGTGATCAAGTGGGTCAACCAGACCTTCCACACGAAACTGTCCCGGGTCCAGGTGCAGGACAGCGTGCTGCACTCCGACTGGCTCCAGAGATACGTCCAGAACAGTGCGACCGGGGTCCTCGACGTCTCCACCACGGTGCTCGGCGGACTGTTCCGGCTGCTCACGATCTTCCTGTTCTCGTTCTACTTCGCGGCGGACGGTCCCCGGCTGCGGCGTGCGCTGTGCTCCGTCATGCCCCCCGCCCGGCAGGGCGAGGTCCTGCGCGCCTGGGAGATCGCGGTGGACAAGACGGGTGGCTACCTCTACTCGCGCGGACTGATGGCGCTGATCTCAGGGGTGGCGCACTACATCCTGCTGGTCGTCCTCGATGTGCCCTACGCGCCGGCGCTCGCGGTCTGGGTCGGCCTCGTCTCGCAGTTCATCCCCACGATCGGTACGTACCTGGCCGGTGCGCTGCCCATGCTGATCGCCTTCACCGTCAACCCCTGGTACGCGTTGTGGGTGCTCGGGTTCGTCGTCGTGTACCAGCAGTTCGAGAACTACGTGCTGCAGCCGAAGCTCACCTCCAAGACGGTCGACATCCATCCCGCGGTGGCCTTCGGATCGGTGGTGGCGGGGACCGCGCTGATGGGTGCCGTCGGCGCGCTCATCGCCATTCCGGCCGTCGCGACGCTCCAGGCGTTCCTCGGCGCGTATGTGAGGCGCTACGAGGTGACGGACGACCCGCGGGTGCACGGCGACCACCGCTCGCGCCGCGGCGAGCCGGTCCTGTCACGGATCCGCCGCGCGGTCGGGCGCGTCCGCGGAAGGTGA
- a CDS encoding AzlC family ABC transporter permease — MAERTTPPQGAGASGTAAGAPRTAGAKPDAAVVRDALGVGMAVGLSGFAFGVTSAGSGLTLLQTCLLSLLVFTGASQFALVGALAAGGNPYTAAAGAFFLGVRNAFYGLRLSQLLSLPRALRPLAAQWVIDETTAVTLAQPTRRAARIGFTVTGLTLYTLWNLTTLVGALGAEALGDTDAWGLDAASPAVFLALLAPMLKTTTERATAGLAVLLALGLLPVLPAGVPVLVSASAAPVVLFLLGRGKRGPDETATDGTENTRESR; from the coding sequence GTGGCAGAACGAACAACACCTCCTCAGGGTGCCGGAGCCTCCGGCACCGCGGCCGGCGCCCCGCGCACGGCCGGCGCGAAACCGGACGCGGCCGTCGTCCGGGACGCACTCGGCGTGGGCATGGCCGTCGGTCTCTCCGGATTCGCCTTCGGGGTCACCTCGGCGGGCTCCGGGCTCACCCTCCTGCAGACCTGCCTGCTCAGCCTGCTCGTCTTCACCGGCGCCTCGCAGTTCGCACTGGTGGGCGCGCTGGCAGCGGGTGGCAACCCGTACACCGCGGCGGCCGGCGCCTTCTTCCTGGGCGTCCGCAACGCCTTCTACGGGCTGCGGCTGTCGCAGCTGCTGTCCCTGCCACGCGCGCTGCGGCCCCTCGCCGCCCAATGGGTCATCGACGAGACGACCGCGGTCACGCTCGCCCAGCCCACCCGGCGCGCCGCCCGCATCGGTTTCACGGTCACGGGGCTCACCCTCTACACCCTGTGGAACCTGACCACCCTGGTGGGCGCGCTGGGCGCCGAAGCGCTCGGCGACACCGACGCCTGGGGTCTCGACGCGGCGAGTCCCGCGGTGTTCCTCGCCCTGCTCGCACCGATGCTGAAGACCACCACGGAACGCGCCACGGCCGGACTGGCCGTCCTGTTGGCCCTGGGGCTGCTGCCGGTGCTGCCGGCAGGTGTGCCGGTCCTCGTGTCCGCGTCTGCCGCACCCGTCGTCCTCTTCCTGCTGGGGCGCGGGAAGCGGGGCCCGGACGAGACCGCCACCGACGGCACCGAGAACACCCGGGAGAGCCGATGA
- a CDS encoding AraC family transcriptional regulator encodes MAAAGATGEWARHWQPDALPGLDLLRARYVRHTFPRHSHEGYVLAAVTRGVETIGLPHDTVHAGPGSVVMINPEVAHTARAGVPEGWVYATLYPSAQVVNDIAAELTSLRGTVGFTETSVIDPPTARLITEVHRAAEEGNALAADTVLRATVARLLGRHGRAAPLPIRTPHSAGASGAALARAALEERMQRPPTLESLAAEVGTSSFALLRAFRKQYGMPPHTWLTDARVRRARRMLEAGAAPAEAATAVGFTDQAHLNRHFTRIVGVPPGAYRRERARTYKTGPDASP; translated from the coding sequence ATGGCGGCAGCGGGCGCGACAGGGGAGTGGGCGAGGCACTGGCAGCCCGACGCACTGCCCGGCCTCGATCTGCTGCGTGCCCGGTACGTACGCCACACCTTCCCCCGGCACAGCCACGAGGGCTACGTCCTCGCCGCCGTCACCCGCGGAGTCGAGACGATCGGCCTTCCCCACGACACCGTGCACGCCGGCCCCGGCAGCGTCGTCATGATCAATCCGGAAGTGGCGCACACCGCCCGGGCAGGAGTGCCCGAAGGCTGGGTCTACGCCACGCTCTACCCCTCGGCCCAGGTCGTCAACGACATCGCGGCCGAGCTCACGAGCCTGCGCGGCACCGTCGGCTTCACCGAGACGAGCGTCATCGATCCACCGACCGCCCGGTTGATCACCGAGGTGCACCGGGCCGCCGAGGAGGGCAACGCCCTGGCGGCCGACACCGTGCTGCGCGCCACGGTCGCCCGGCTGCTCGGCCGCCACGGCAGGGCGGCGCCGTTGCCCATACGTACGCCCCACTCCGCAGGAGCCTCCGGGGCGGCCCTCGCACGCGCCGCGCTGGAGGAGCGGATGCAGCGGCCGCCCACCCTGGAGAGCCTGGCGGCGGAGGTCGGCACCAGTTCGTTCGCCCTGCTGCGGGCCTTCAGGAAGCAGTACGGCATGCCCCCGCACACCTGGCTCACGGACGCCCGGGTGCGCCGCGCACGCCGCATGCTCGAGGCGGGGGCCGCGCCGGCCGAGGCCGCCACCGCGGTCGGCTTCACCGACCAGGCCCATCTCAACCGCCACTTCACCCGGATCGTGGGAGTGCCCCCGGGCGCCTACCGGCGGGAGCGCGCAAGAACGTACAAGACCGGCCCGGACGCCTCCCCGTAA
- a CDS encoding amino acid ABC transporter permease, producing the protein MTTSVLFDAQGPRAKRRNILYTVVFLVALVAVGWWLYTSLDEKHQLDWVKWEPFFTSSQPWETYLWPGLQNTLKAAFFSLLIALPLGALFGIGRLSDHRWVRMPSGIVVEFFRAIPVLILMITANAAYSEFTDIASDVRPLYAVVTGLVLYNASVLAEIVRAGILSLPQGQTDAAKAIGMRKGQTMRFVLLPQSVTAMLPAIVSQIVVIVKDTALGGAVLTFPELLASVRPMSANYGANTIACFTVIAVIFIAVNFAITSFASWLEGRLRRGKKSTGAVVGGGPDGGLKTIGTPKLVIEDGHGT; encoded by the coding sequence ATGACGACGTCCGTCCTCTTCGACGCACAGGGGCCCCGCGCCAAGCGGCGCAACATCCTGTACACGGTCGTCTTCCTCGTGGCCCTCGTGGCCGTGGGATGGTGGCTCTACACCAGTCTCGACGAGAAGCACCAGCTCGACTGGGTCAAGTGGGAGCCGTTCTTCACGAGCTCCCAGCCGTGGGAGACGTACCTCTGGCCGGGGCTCCAGAACACGCTCAAGGCCGCGTTCTTCTCGTTGCTCATCGCCCTGCCGCTCGGCGCGCTGTTCGGCATCGGCCGGCTCTCCGACCACCGGTGGGTGCGGATGCCGTCCGGCATCGTCGTGGAGTTCTTCCGGGCCATCCCCGTCCTGATCCTGATGATCACGGCGAACGCCGCGTACTCGGAGTTCACCGACATCGCCAGCGACGTGCGTCCGCTGTACGCCGTCGTCACGGGCCTCGTGCTGTACAACGCCTCGGTCCTCGCCGAGATCGTGCGAGCCGGGATCCTGTCCCTCCCCCAGGGACAGACCGACGCCGCCAAGGCGATCGGGATGCGCAAGGGCCAGACGATGCGGTTCGTGCTGCTGCCGCAGTCGGTGACCGCCATGCTGCCCGCGATCGTCAGCCAGATCGTCGTCATCGTGAAGGACACCGCGCTCGGCGGTGCGGTCCTCACCTTCCCCGAGCTGCTCGCGTCGGTCCGTCCGATGAGCGCGAACTACGGGGCGAACACGATCGCGTGCTTCACCGTCATCGCGGTGATCTTCATCGCGGTGAACTTCGCCATCACCTCATTCGCGAGCTGGCTCGAGGGCAGGCTGCGGCGAGGGAAGAAGAGCACGGGCGCGGTGGTCGGCGGGGGGCCCGACGGGGGCCTCAAGACCATCGGCACGCCGAAGCTCGTGATCGAGGACGGGCACGGGACCTGA
- a CDS encoding AzlD domain-containing protein, with the protein MNIWIAIALTAAGCYLAKLLGLLVPAGLLERPLAQRLAALLPVALLAALTAQQTFGDGQQVVLDARAAGLGAAAVALVLRAPFLVVVGAAVVVTAGVRALA; encoded by the coding sequence ATGAACATCTGGATCGCCATCGCGCTCACCGCGGCCGGTTGCTACCTCGCCAAGCTCCTGGGGCTCCTGGTGCCCGCCGGTCTGCTGGAGCGGCCGCTCGCACAGCGGCTGGCAGCACTCCTCCCGGTCGCGCTGCTCGCGGCCCTCACGGCCCAGCAGACGTTCGGGGACGGGCAGCAGGTGGTGCTGGACGCACGAGCGGCCGGGCTCGGGGCGGCGGCGGTCGCCCTGGTCCTGCGGGCCCCGTTCCTCGTCGTGGTCGGTGCGGCCGTCGTGGTCACCGCGGGCGTACGCGCCCTGGCGTAG
- a CDS encoding FAD-dependent monooxygenase — protein sequence MDPVIVVGAGPVGLALSLALAAQGVPTVVLDEGPGKDEPRPARTVVLREDTADLVVRLGCTALHEEGLRWTGWRSVRRKQLVRAVPLGEEEGAVPLPAPVHVPQHVLTEGLREAATAHTLVRTVPFSRIDTLEQDADGITVHTREPGSTWWRGSYLVGCDGARSTVRKLLDIRFPGRTAVERHAVAALRAELPWPGEAVLHRSPPWRTGGAEITARPLPGGVWRLDWLLPPRGELVTPEALVTRVRDTLAGWCGDTPAYDLLDTGVYTLHHRLARRWRVKRAFLAGDAAHLLGALGTQGLDEGLRDAENLAWKLAQAWHHGASELLLDSYQAERRAAVASRLRAADQSLPILRGGSGLRTLVPGRSRGHDTLLADGHLGCGPLGAPPSYTHSPLSPQHAEAHTPVGTPPGAPVTDVRVTAPDGDTVRLRERLGRGNLLVILIAPGTGVWDRRHWLTAGVMPRLAEAVDGLPVKAELLLTESYPGATAHTVLLVRPDGHLVAAFSGVRPAELLAAADAARGGAVGTATGGDEAHTPTGSGRTADVD from the coding sequence GTGGACCCGGTGATCGTCGTCGGCGCCGGGCCGGTCGGCCTGGCGCTGTCGCTCGCCCTCGCGGCTCAGGGCGTTCCCACGGTCGTGCTCGACGAAGGTCCGGGGAAGGACGAGCCGCGCCCCGCCCGCACCGTGGTGCTCCGCGAGGACACCGCCGACCTCGTGGTCCGGCTCGGGTGCACGGCCCTCCACGAGGAGGGATTGCGGTGGACCGGCTGGCGGTCCGTGCGGCGCAAGCAGTTGGTGCGCGCCGTACCGCTGGGCGAGGAGGAGGGCGCCGTTCCGCTGCCCGCTCCCGTCCACGTACCCCAGCACGTACTCACCGAAGGTCTCCGGGAAGCAGCCACGGCGCACACCCTGGTACGCACGGTGCCGTTCAGCCGGATCGACACGCTGGAACAGGACGCCGACGGGATCACGGTGCACACCCGCGAGCCCGGTTCGACCTGGTGGCGCGGCAGCTACCTGGTGGGCTGCGACGGTGCCAGGTCCACCGTGCGCAAGCTCCTGGACATCCGGTTCCCCGGCCGTACTGCGGTGGAGCGGCATGCCGTCGCCGCGCTCCGTGCCGAGCTGCCCTGGCCGGGCGAGGCCGTGCTGCACCGTTCTCCGCCCTGGCGGACGGGTGGCGCCGAGATCACCGCCCGGCCACTGCCGGGCGGTGTCTGGCGGCTGGACTGGCTCCTCCCGCCCCGGGGTGAACTCGTCACCCCCGAGGCCCTGGTCACGCGGGTCCGGGACACGCTGGCCGGCTGGTGCGGCGACACCCCCGCCTACGATCTGCTGGACACCGGTGTGTACACGCTGCACCACCGGCTGGCCCGGCGGTGGCGCGTGAAGCGGGCCTTCCTGGCCGGGGACGCCGCCCACCTGCTGGGGGCACTCGGCACCCAGGGCCTGGACGAGGGACTGCGGGACGCCGAGAACCTGGCGTGGAAACTGGCTCAGGCCTGGCACCACGGCGCCTCGGAGCTGCTTCTCGACAGCTACCAGGCGGAGCGCCGGGCGGCGGTCGCCTCCCGGCTGCGCGCCGCCGACCAGTCGCTGCCGATACTGCGGGGCGGTTCGGGCCTGCGGACGCTCGTACCCGGGCGTTCACGCGGGCACGACACCCTGCTGGCCGACGGGCACCTGGGGTGCGGTCCGCTGGGCGCGCCCCCTTCGTACACCCACTCCCCCCTTTCACCTCAACACGCCGAGGCGCACACCCCCGTGGGAACGCCCCCGGGTGCGCCGGTCACCGATGTCCGGGTTACGGCTCCCGACGGCGATACGGTCCGGCTGCGTGAACGGCTGGGCCGAGGGAACCTGCTCGTGATCCTGATCGCCCCCGGCACCGGGGTGTGGGACCGGCGGCACTGGCTGACCGCCGGCGTCATGCCCAGGCTCGCCGAGGCGGTGGACGGGCTGCCGGTGAAGGCCGAGCTCCTGCTGACGGAGAGCTACCCGGGGGCGACGGCCCACACCGTACTGCTCGTCAGGCCCGACGGACATCTGGTGGCGGCCTTCAGTGGGGTCCGGCCGGCCGAGCTCCTGGCAGCGGCCGACGCCGCGCGCGGAGGTGCCGTGGGTACGGCGACGGGCGGGGACGAGGCGCACACCCCCACGGGTTCCGGCCGGACCGCGGACGTCGATTGA
- a CDS encoding DUF3046 domain-containing protein — protein sequence MRLTIFWERMADHFGETYADSFARDHVMAELGGRTVREALAAGWETKDVWRAVCSAVGVPADKR from the coding sequence ATGCGGTTGACGATTTTCTGGGAGCGGATGGCGGACCACTTCGGTGAGACGTACGCGGATTCCTTCGCACGCGACCATGTGATGGCCGAACTCGGCGGTCGCACGGTGCGGGAGGCCCTGGCCGCGGGATGGGAGACGAAGGACGTCTGGCGGGCGGTCTGCTCCGCGGTGGGCGTTCCCGCGGACAAACGCTGA
- the recX gene encoding recombination regulator RecX, whose amino-acid sequence MTRRTEWPGADAGAGPGPENAAESADGSSGTVPGAGFGEGAGRRSRSRSRSSGSPSSSRAGKGEPRDPVEQARAICLRLLTGTPRTRKQLADALRKREIPDEAAEEVLSRFEDVGLIDDAAFADAWVESRHHGRGLARRALVRELRTKGVDSAVIDEAVGQLDPEQEEDTARELVARKLRSTRGLDRDKRLRRLAGMLARKGYGEGMALRVVRQALEAEGEDTEGLDEPV is encoded by the coding sequence GTGACGCGTCGTACGGAGTGGCCGGGTGCCGACGCGGGTGCGGGTCCCGGTCCCGAAAACGCCGCAGAGTCCGCCGACGGCTCCTCGGGGACCGTTCCGGGGGCCGGGTTCGGCGAGGGGGCGGGCCGTCGTTCCCGCTCCCGTTCCAGAAGCAGCGGTTCCCCCTCCTCGTCGAGGGCCGGGAAGGGGGAGCCGCGCGACCCGGTGGAGCAGGCGCGCGCCATCTGCCTGCGTCTGCTGACCGGGACGCCACGCACCCGCAAGCAGCTCGCCGACGCCCTGCGCAAGCGGGAGATCCCGGACGAGGCGGCGGAAGAAGTGCTGTCACGGTTCGAGGACGTCGGCCTGATCGACGACGCGGCGTTCGCAGATGCCTGGGTCGAGTCCCGGCACCACGGCAGAGGGCTGGCCCGTCGCGCCCTCGTGCGCGAGCTGCGCACCAAGGGCGTGGACTCCGCGGTGATCGACGAGGCGGTCGGGCAGCTCGACCCGGAGCAGGAGGAGGACACCGCCAGGGAGCTGGTCGCACGCAAACTCCGCTCCACCCGCGGTCTCGACCGCGACAAGCGCCTGCGCAGGCTCGCCGGCATGCTCGCACGCAAGGGTTACGGCGAGGGCATGGCCCTGCGCGTGGTGCGTCAGGCGCTCGAAGCGGAGGGGGAGGACACGGAAGGACTGGACGAGCCGGTCTGA
- a CDS encoding rhodanese-like domain-containing protein, whose protein sequence is MSGTDQNPAAQRVGIDELLERVRADYERIGPEEAATAAAEGALLVDIRYAALREKDGLIPGALVIERNELEWRLDPLGSHRAPEAVSHDLPVVLICNEGYASSLGVASLRQLGLRRATDLIGGFQAWRAAGLPVALPVSGRSE, encoded by the coding sequence GTGAGCGGGACGGACCAGAACCCCGCGGCGCAGCGGGTGGGCATCGACGAACTGCTGGAGCGGGTCCGGGCGGACTATGAACGGATCGGTCCCGAGGAGGCCGCGACCGCGGCGGCCGAGGGTGCCCTGCTGGTCGACATCCGGTACGCCGCCCTGCGGGAGAAGGACGGCCTGATTCCCGGTGCGCTGGTCATCGAGCGGAACGAGCTGGAATGGCGCCTCGACCCATTGGGCAGCCACCGTGCCCCGGAGGCGGTGAGTCACGATCTGCCGGTCGTGCTGATCTGCAACGAGGGATACGCCTCGAGTCTCGGGGTCGCCTCCCTGCGGCAGCTGGGGCTGCGCCGGGCCACGGACCTGATCGGTGGCTTCCAGGCCTGGCGCGCGGCCGGCCTGCCGGTCGCACTTCCGGTGTCCGGCAGGTCCGAATGA
- a CDS encoding amino acid ABC transporter permease has protein sequence MFDFLEGYDLLGAFWVTVKLTVYSALGSLIWGTLLAGMRVGPVPLMRGFGTAYVNIVRNIPLTVIIVFASLGLFQTLQVTLGGGNDFEVVNFRLAVLSLSLYTAAFVCEALRSGINTVPAGQAEAARALGLSFTQVLRMIILPQAFRSVVNPLANVLIALTKNTTVAAAIGVVEAAYLMKDMIEAEAQLILISATFAFGFICLTLPTGLLLGWVSKKVAVKR, from the coding sequence GTGTTCGACTTTCTTGAAGGTTACGACCTACTGGGGGCCTTCTGGGTGACGGTGAAACTCACCGTCTACTCCGCCCTCGGTTCCCTCATATGGGGAACGCTGCTGGCCGGTATGCGGGTCGGCCCGGTCCCCCTGATGCGCGGATTCGGTACCGCCTACGTCAACATCGTCCGCAACATCCCACTGACCGTCATCATCGTCTTCGCGTCACTGGGCCTCTTCCAGACCTTGCAGGTCACCCTCGGAGGCGGCAACGACTTCGAGGTCGTCAACTTCCGGCTCGCGGTCCTCTCACTGTCCCTCTACACCGCCGCCTTCGTCTGCGAGGCGCTGCGCTCGGGCATCAACACGGTGCCGGCGGGCCAGGCCGAGGCGGCACGGGCACTCGGGCTGAGCTTCACCCAGGTACTGCGGATGATCATCCTCCCGCAGGCCTTCCGCTCGGTCGTGAACCCCCTCGCCAACGTGCTGATCGCGCTGACCAAGAACACCACCGTCGCTGCGGCGATCGGCGTGGTCGAAGCGGCGTACCTGATGAAGGACATGATCGAAGCAGAGGCGCAACTCATCCTGATCTCCGCCACCTTCGCGTTCGGATTCATCTGCCTCACCCTTCCGACCGGACTCCTCCTCGGCTGGGTGAGCAAGAAGGTGGCGGTGAAGCGATGA
- the recA gene encoding recombinase RecA yields MAGTDREKALDAALAQIERQFGKGAVMRLGERPNEPIEVIPTGSTALDVALGVGGLPRGRVVEVYGPESSGKTTLTLHAVANAQKLGGSVAFIDAEHALDPEYAKKLGVDIDNLILSQPDNGEQALEIVDMLVRSGALDLIVIDSVAALVPRAEIEGEMGDSHVGLQARLMSQALRKITSALNQSKTTAIFINQLREKIGVMFGSPETTTGGRALKFYASVRLDIRRIETLKDGTDAVGNRTRVKVVKNKVAPPFKQAEFDILYGQGISREGGLIDMGVEHGFVRKAGAWYTYEGDQLGQGKENARNFLKDNPDLADEIEKKILEKLGVGVRPEEPAAEPAAEVAAAPGAAAADGAAKAVPAPATKAKPAKAPAAKS; encoded by the coding sequence ATGGCAGGAACCGACCGCGAGAAGGCGTTGGACGCCGCGCTCGCACAGATTGAACGGCAATTCGGCAAGGGCGCGGTGATGCGCCTCGGTGAGCGGCCGAACGAGCCGATCGAGGTGATCCCCACCGGATCGACCGCGCTCGACGTCGCGCTCGGCGTCGGCGGTCTGCCGCGCGGCCGCGTGGTGGAGGTGTACGGGCCGGAGTCCTCCGGCAAGACGACGCTGACGCTGCACGCCGTGGCGAACGCGCAGAAGCTCGGTGGCTCGGTGGCGTTCATCGACGCGGAGCACGCTCTGGACCCGGAGTACGCGAAGAAGCTCGGCGTCGACATCGACAACCTCATCCTCTCGCAGCCGGACAACGGCGAGCAGGCACTGGAGATCGTGGACATGCTGGTCCGCTCCGGTGCGCTGGATCTGATCGTCATCGACTCCGTCGCGGCCCTGGTGCCCCGTGCCGAGATCGAGGGTGAGATGGGTGACTCGCACGTCGGTCTGCAGGCCCGTCTCATGAGCCAGGCGCTCCGCAAGATCACCAGTGCGCTCAACCAGTCCAAGACCACCGCGATCTTCATCAACCAGCTCCGCGAGAAGATCGGCGTGATGTTCGGTTCGCCGGAGACCACGACGGGTGGCCGGGCGCTGAAGTTCTACGCCTCGGTCCGGCTGGACATCCGGCGGATCGAGACGCTCAAGGACGGCACCGACGCCGTCGGTAACCGCACCCGCGTCAAGGTCGTCAAGAACAAGGTCGCGCCGCCGTTCAAGCAGGCCGAGTTCGACATCCTCTACGGCCAGGGCATCAGCCGTGAGGGCGGCCTGATCGACATGGGTGTGGAGCACGGCTTCGTCCGCAAGGCCGGTGCCTGGTACACCTACGAGGGCGACCAGCTCGGTCAGGGCAAGGAGAACGCCCGCAACTTCCTCAAGGACAATCCCGACCTCGCCGACGAGATCGAGAAGAAGATCCTCGAGAAGCTCGGTGTCGGCGTCCGCCCGGAGGAACCGGCGGCGGAGCCCGCTGCCGAGGTGGCGGCCGCACCTGGTGCGGCGGCGGCCGACGGGGCGGCGAAGGCGGTGCCCGCTCCCGCGACCAAGGCGAAGCCCGCCAAGGCTCCGGCGGCCAAGAGCTAG